ATGGCGCAGTAAACCGGTTCAGATCCGCCAATGCTCGATCGCAATTTTTCAGGAAGGAGGGGAGCATATCATCGTTCATGCTGACTAGATGGGAGGCAGTTGCGCGAGCGACACGAGCATCCAGGGCTACCGTCAGAATGATGATGTTGGTAAAAGTAAGGGCCCACGCATCGCCGGTTCCAGCGGACAATGACTGGTAGTGGGTATCGATGGCTTTCCCCAGAGAGGAGTCGTCGAAGATAGGCGTATGGATATTGATATGGCGTAGGAAGCCATCCAAGGATAGCTCTAATAGGTAGCGAGGCGGTGTACTGATGGGTCGGTGATCACTCACGATGACGGGTTCGTGACAGAGGCCGCCAAAGGGAAACTGCTCCAGCTGATATTCCAAACTTGCTTTGAACCCGGGTTGCTGGGCGATCACCTGCCACAATTCCGATCCTTGCGGCACATCCTTGGTCAGCCACCGGGTAATCTGTCGCTGCAGGTTCTTAAACAGTGACAATGCGGCCGGGTAGTCCAGCAGGCGTTGGCCGCCCTGGTCAAAATCGACGAGATCGCCGTTGGGAATCTCCGGATCGCAGTCTTCGGAACCGTCCACCTCCATCAGGTGGGGGGATCGGCACGAGGTGGAGCTCTTCGGAGTATACGTGGTGTATATGGCTGCGGGTTCGGACGCCCCCCAGGGATTATCCACCTGCGATGGGACCGGGGAGTGGGAGCACCGACatggctgctgttgctgcagCTGCTCCGATAGCTTCGCCAGCGAATTATCCACCCGATCGAGGCGGGCCACGACACCGCTGAAATCATTTAGGAGTTGTTTGGTGCGGTCGACGCGCTTCGGGGTAGTGGCAAAGTCACATTCGACATCCGCCCGGCGACAGTTGGAACACTTTGGTTGCTGTCGGTCGCAGCGAATCTTCCGTGTGCGACACTGATTGCAGGCAGGACTGGAGGTGTTGTCTGGTTGGGACCGCGGGCGTTTCTTGTTGGTAAGGCTGGGTATGGCTGGCGATTCACTCCGTTCCCCCTGATCCTGCTGCGTTTGGTCTCGAACAGTGGGATTTGCATTTTCTGGGGCACCAGTCGCCCTGTTAGGGGTCCGGGCCGTCATGAAGAAATGCAAGTGCggttggtggagggaggggaggagagttcacaagaaaacagaagaggaTCGAGGGAACTCGGAGGCGCGCTATCGGTGGGGTTAATCCATAGTAGGGAATGGGCGGGTTGGATGcagaaaaatataaatagaaaaaagagggTGTGAGTCGTCACAGGGAGCAGAGTATGGCTACCACGAGATTCAGGTGTCAACTCATGGACCTGCGCACAAGGACTAAGAAGTGGTTTAAGTAAGCGATGAAGACAAAGGGAAATGAGATGGGGGAATGACTTCAGAGCCTGAGGCACTCTGACCCATCGCGGAAGAAGCCGCTAGTCTACATCCGGAATTGGCCTAAGGCACCAAGGCTTGGTATTTTTCTGTCGAGTTAGTAGTATACATCGAATGGGATATCAATTTTTGAGAGGACGAGCTAACTCCCCCCACTGTATGAATCCAAGTACAATCTACCATAGCTCCACTAGCTCCAATGGGCCTGTAGTATCGAACTGTAGAATCTCCTTGATGCCCAGCACTTCTATGCTATCGTCCATAAAGTGATCATTGTTCCATCGGGGAAAGAACCTCTCCACAGTCTTTTTCATTGCAACCTTCTCTGAGAATGTGCGAGGCACCTCATCCCCCTTACCCAAAATCCTAAGCAATGTCGGCATTTGATAAACTGGAAGCATGGTTGAGAGATCTTTCCTGATGCTCTGTAATGTAACACACGTGTGGTCCTGGCGAAGACGTACAAGCGCTGCTACACGGTTATCGCATCGTGCATCTGCAACAGGGAGGATATGAGCTTCCTCAATATAGGGGAGACTTGAAAGACAGGACTCTACATGAAGCCTAGGGATCTTGTGATCCCAGAATTTGAAAACTAGAGGTACATGGTTCAGCAGCCGTATGTCAACTTGTATGAGGCATAACAAGTTCATGGCAATGAATGAGGATACGGGATCAGACACTTACAGTCCGCCTTGTATCTACctcggaagatgaagttctttCCCTGTCGTTCGACTAAATCGCCCGTCTTATAGAACCCTTCGGAATCGAAGCACGATGCAGTGAGCTCCGGAGAGTTGAGGTATCtaaagaagaggacaggCTATGTCAACACATATGTACGGTTCACCATGGCATAAAGCAATAGTAGTGCGGTACAGGAATAATAAAGGGGGTCGGGGGGGGTAGTATTACTGTAAGAGAAGAGTTGGAGCTTTGACAAGCAACTCTCCGGAATCTCCATCCGACAGTTTGACTGTGACATTCGGTGCCGGTGACCCAATAGATGCCTAATGACCACCACATTCGAATAGGTCAGCCAAGGATCCCGAGGCGACGAGCGTCTCAGATAAGTAACATACCTCTTCACTCGCTGACGCCTCCGGATCGGCCACAGTAAGGAGGCCCGCTTCAGTACTCCCATATATCACCTTTATAGGCCGCCCTCCCCGCAGATTCAGCCAGAACTGTTTGACGGGAACTGGAAGAATTCCACCCAAGGTAATTGGGGTTCGAATGTACTGGGCCCCCCGGATATATGCCTGGACAGAAGGCTCGGGAAGCTTAGAGATGCGCTCCTGAAACACTTTCATCATTGTATACCAAGAGGTCGGAGAGAAGTGAATCTTGGTGATTTCACAGTCCCGAAACCGATCCCAGATCAAATCATAGCGGGCGTCAAGCTCATGTAGCTCGACTCGCTCCCCCCGCAGAATGTGGAGCAGGACAGAAATAAAACAGGTTGACCAGCAGATAGAATCATATATCAGACAGAGCTCATCCGTCAACTCGGACTGTTGGACTGAGAATTTGGCGTACAAATACCTTCGAGCATGCAGAACACCTTTAGGGGCCCCTGTGGTCCCGGAagtgaagaacagaaaggcAGGTAAATCGTCTGATGGAATTGAATCCTCATCTAGAGTATACGACTCAATGGGGGGACGGCCAGGGGACAGTACTGGGATCGCAAGTTTGAGGATTCCTGTCTGCTCTTGGAGTTGTGTGGCCAGTTTTGTCTGCTGGTGCTGGGAACCGACTAAAACACACGTGGCTGAACATTGTTTCAAAGTATATGCTAATTCCTCTAAAGATGCACCGGCCGCTGTAATAATTTGTTGACCTAATCAGATCTTGCACGCTTATATTCCTAGCAACGTTTGGATTTGAACTTACAGATGggcacacacacacacctcCAACGGCGAGAATTGCCAAGGAAGCTACTGTAGATTCATAGCTGGTTGGAGCTAGAATCCCAATAAAAGCACTACCGACAGTACTAGGGCCCTGTGAGAGGCTATCTCGCAACTGCTGTGCGAGTTGAACCGcatcatggaggagatggcTGTAGCCTGCCTGGACATGAAGATTTCGATCATCGATCACGACTTCATCAGGGCTGTTTCGCGCAATAAGAAGCAATTGCGAAAATATTGGATCTGCAGGTAGAATCATGGTCACTGAGTTAAGGAATAGAGTGTCGTTCAATAGTGTCACCGTCAATCAATGTAAGTATCTAGTTGCTGTGCTTCAGGAGACCATGCGTCTTTGGccagccatcgccatcagtCTACCCCGTGTGACACCCCCAGAAGGCTGTGAGATCGATGGCTCCTGGGTGCCAGGCGGTACTAAGGTCGGCGTTAGCCAATGGTCCGCATACCGTTCCGAGCGCAATTTCGCGCGAGCCGATCAGTTTCTCCCGGAAAGGTGGTTGccggaaggagaagaagagtcTTTCATCAATGATACTAGGGCGGCATTTCAGCCATTCAGTACCGGCCCGCGAAATTGCCTGGGAATGAAGTAAGCTATACCTATGCCATGCAGTTCGGGTTAACACCGTTTTACTAGTCGGCTAACCAGATTCCTAGTTTTGCCCGGGCGGAGACTCGAATTATTTTTGCTCGCTTGTTGTTGGACTTTGATCTAGAGCTTTTGACCGGCCGGGATGAGTGGGAGGCGCAGAAGGTTTATATCATCTGGGATCGGTGCCCCCTCTATGTTCGGGTCAGACAAGCGAAGAGACGATGAAACACAGGAGCTGCAAAGAATTTATTCTGGAGGTTTCCTAGTCATACTGTCATAGACTTCAACTAAATGCTTCTCCATGTCATTCTATCATATAAAGCTCATTTATATTTTGGAACCAACTCACTAGAGGCGAAACCCCCCTTGACGTTTTCTCGGAGTTCCCCATATCGTGGAAAACTCATATCATTATATTTAAATCTATTCCTTAATTAATGTTGACCCTTTGTGACATATATTGCCGTAGTTTTATCAACAAAGAGGGGATGTTAATCAATATTCTATTGCCGAAAGTAGACGTTTCCTTGTCTAGCTGGAGAGGGTCTGACTGAGCCTGCTGAGATAAGATATCAGGAAGGATTTCTTGCTGAAGAATGCAAGCGGCATCCCTTCTGACTGGTGCTTAGATCAGCACGGTCTGAGGGttgttttttatttatttctttttctgagtCAGGACGACATGAAATGAGACCATGCACGCGTGAGGAAAAGGTACAACCGGAAGTATGCAGGGTGCACAACATGTTCACGGAGGACAACAACGCTCCGACGCGAGTAATTTGGCATCCGAAAGTAAATTTTTGGCTGAGACATAGCCCAATTTTGAAGATTTGCAAGCTACCTACATTCTGAGACATGCCACGCCACGGTACTTAGAGGCTCACCGTCAGCAATGGGTACTATAATGACATGGGATATCACTTTTACCGCCAATCATTGGTGTCGATGCGTTATATTATCGTATTACCGATACACACTCTGACACGCTCATGGTGTGGTTTGCCACGTGAGGGTCTAGAAGTGAGCCTGATTGACTGACACTTCAACTGAATGCTTTAATGGGAATCGCCCCGACCCGCAAAACCCCCGTTACGAACACTAAACTATTACTCCTGCAGGGATTCGGTCGACAGACTCGCCACAAGAGGCCCGCTAATCTGTGGTTGCCCTGGGATACCCACGGCAGCTCGGCTTCAAACGAGAGGAAGCTGGCCGACCTTCTGTCGTAACAGACGAAAAGTCATCCCATTCGACTACCCAAGACTGTTCGAATACCATAGGCGTCTCTATAGGCTAATTCATAGGTGAACTCTCAGGTTGACATGTTGTATAGTTTGACAGTGACTGCCAAAGGCGcccagaaaggaaaacatggCAGTGGCTACGATGAAAACGACTAATCCTACGGAGGGTCCTATTCTCCTAATTAGGAAGAACCTTAGTTGTTCCTCTACAAATCTCACTACGCAGGCCTAACGTTGTCGTACCCTACACCAACCGAATACTTTCAAAGCCATGAACAGAAATAGCTGGTAGAAGCCGTGGGTCATCGCCAATTATCATAAGAGATGTCATTCTGATGGTCTAGACACTAATATTACATCAAGCGGCTAGCGCCAGCTCCCTCAACACAGAACTCCCTGTGACTGCTGCGGCCTCTTCTAGATATGACCGATCAATCGCGAACGGCTTCCCCATGACATTGGGGATGAATTTGCCCACTAGACGGTCCACCTGTACATTCTCTGCTTGGATCCGCTCCTCTAAGAATCGTCGGTAGACGGACACCCCGGAGCGCAGGTGGGACGAATGGAAGGGAACGTCGATGCCTTGCAACGGGATGGTTGCTCGGCCTCGTTTCAATTCAGTGGGATTGTTCAGCTGGGGTGCCTTTTCGAGATAGACAGCAATTTCTTTGGCTACGTCAGTGATGGCCGGATCAGAAGCGCTGCGGAGTGAGGCTACGAGCTGGGGACCAGTGGCGGATCGAGACAGAAGGTCGAGGATGCCGCTCAAAATGTAAATATTGCGGACCTGGAATGCATGAGCGAGATGTGGTAGATATAACGGGGCTGAGAACTTACGTGTCCGGCACAAACATATTGCTCGGCTTCCACATTGAAATTGACGATTTCCAACAGTTTGCCACTCTGTCGGTGAATCAAATCCACAACGATGCGTAACATGGCTTCATCGAAATCTGTCTCGCCGTGAGCCTGGGAAAGTTGATCGAAACTAGAACAAAACTTACATTTGCCCACCCTCTTCGGACTGACTGCCACCATAGAGAAACCCGTGTGTCCGTTGGAGTCGCGCTCCATGGTGAACTGCATGACTAACCCACGATAGAAAACGACACTCATCATCATTTCAAAGGGCAAGAAGTCAACCAATGAGGCTAGGACTCCGTACTCACCCAGAGAGTGTCCTGCGAAGGCAGCGCCCTCCTGGATGAGGCCATTTGCCTTCATATCCTCGAATGCCGCCTTTTCCATTAGCAGAATAGCGGGCTGAGCAAATTGCGTGGCATACAGCAGGCCTCGGGAGTCGAAGAAGGTATATGACTCTGATTTGGCCGTTAGATCGCGAAGGATAGGTTCGAGCCGAGTGGAGCCGTCTGGCATTCGGGTTTCGGTCCTCATCGCTAGATAGTTGTCGCGGATGCGTCTGCCACGAGCCCCACGGAAGTGGATAGTGATCTGTTTGGGGTTTGCGCGGACAACGTTCAAAATTGACCAGCCTAGATATGTTAGTGCCAGATTCGGAAGGCTGCCACTGGAGCCGTGGAAAGAGGTAGGGCTTCAGGGATGTGAATGATTAGAGACAACATACCGTATTGATCCAGCAGACGGCGGTCAACCTCATCCCACACCGATCGGGCCACTGCGCTTGAGTCATACAACTGCATTCCCATGTTCTGTGCCTGGCTTCCCTGACCGGTAAAGAGGTACGCGGAAGTGCGCTGCTCAACTTCGGCCTCCCCCTGAAGCACCTTCTCATCGGTACCCTCCCGGTATGCCGCTACGGAGAGCACCATGCGGCCGTGACACATAGCCTCATGTCGGATACGGACCGTCAGTTGGTCGCCTGGTAACACCATCCCAACGAAAGACGCCGAGAAGCTTCGTAGCCGACCCGTTTCGCCGTCCGCTGCCAGACATTCCGTGACGGCGCGGGAAACAGCGGCGGTATACATGCCATGGGTGATGGTCCCGGGAAGGTCTGCGAAACGCGCAAAGACGGACGAGGTGTGTATGGGATTGTAGTCCTTGGATACGGAGCTGTACAGGGCATTATCAAGCGGTAAGCGGATGGTCCTCGATCCATTATCTATCAGGCCTGGATGCTTTAAAGGCACTTTTTCTTGCACCACAGTGCCCTTGCGCTGCAGGAAGTCGATAACAGGATTGCCATGACATTCAACCACCTCAGATGCAACGGTTCCCACTTTCTGCTCGGTACCATTCCAATGCTTGGTGTAGATCGAGCCAGTGGTTTTCAGGCTGGTGAAGGTAGATTGGTCCTTCCACCTGGTCACGGTGTGTAGACGGAAGACGAGGGTtttatcaatcaatgactGGGTAGGGTCATCCAAGAGAAACCATTCACGGTCCCGTAGAAGGGCTTCGTCTATGGCAGACTGTACCTTTAGTTCAATCGCGGCCTCATCTTGGTGACTGAAGGTGGTCTCGTAGTCGGAAAAAGATCCCTTGATAAAAAACTCCGAAGTCACAGTGGCCACGAGCGTCTTAGACCGAAAGATCTGTGCTTCAACACTGATCGTCTTGCCGGTCTCCTTGATGGTCACTGCACGCACTTGTGATTTGGTCGCGACAACATCGTTGACTTCTAGTGGAGCAGCGCCAGGGGTGTACCGGATGCTATTGGAGAGATGCACTAGGCGGAGCAAGTCGCCCTGGAGCTCCGCCACAAATAGTGGTTCCATCAGGGGTTTCCAAGCGGCAATAATCGCGGCCTCGAGGGGTAAGGTGTTAGTTGTGGCGGATGCAGTGGCATCTGGGACTGTATGACGGAGAGCGTTGtgaaggtgacgatgaagatcaGAAGAAAGGGTGATTTCCTCGCCCTCGAAGACCTCACTCAGCCGGTGGTAACTGAGATCGGCACGACCGAGCCACAAATGGGCATAGAACAATTTAACTCGGTCATCGCGCCCGTCGAGATTTTCTACCAGGGAAAGGCTCTTTGAGTCAAACTTGTACGTGAATCGAAGGTTGCCAGGGGTCTCCACGAAGTCATAATAATAGAAGTCTACGGCAACCTCCTGATCACCACTGGGCTTGATGTGTACCAACGGACGGTTCTTCGCATCCTCTACCAGACGTAGATCGCGACCGTCCAGAGGAATCTGGATTGATTGCCCTGTCCGTGGTTCCAGAACTCGCCGCAAAGGATTCGCTTGTCTCTGAGAACCTCGTAGGACTTCCTCAGCCATAATAGCGCTTCGGACGCTACCTGTGACTTGACTAGCCAGGAATGCTTGCCAGTCTTCAACAGAGGGCAAACTTTCAGATGTAGGACGGATGATACGATGGGTATTGCTTTCTGTCACTGTGACCCTAGCGGAGACCATTTCCGATATGGCTAACGAAGGCCTATCCGACTGAGACGGACCCTCCTCAAAATGGTTTGCGAGCCCATGGTGGATCTCATCAAGGATTTCCCTGGCTGACTGATCTGCCCGACGCGAATATTGCACGGCCACCGGGCCTTGTAGGATACATACTCGGTCAGCGTCCTGGTCGATGATTGAATCCACATCCTCTGACTGCCACAGGGAATCTTTCTTGAACCAGTATTCGAAGTCTTCATCCAACGCTGGGATGAAGTTGACGGGCTTTCGACCACGCTGCTTGCAGATAGTGAGAAAGAAGCGGACATCGTCTGGGTGTAGACGACGTGTAGTTGCAGCGGGGCAGAGTTGTTGCACCTGCTCGACGAATTGTTCCGGCTGACTGAGGTCAAGCTTATCCGTCGCATAATCGGCGTTGGAGACACGTTCTAGCGTTCTGTAGGTAAAGTCTAAAACGAGCTGACGGTAGGATGGGTCAATCCAGCGGTGCTGATGGCTAACGTACACTAGCCGGATCAAACGAGCAATGACTTCAGTATATGTCATGTCCTCTAGATCGACGGCATCACCGGCAGCATTGTAGCCAAACCACGGCTTGGCAAAATCAGCACTCAAACGACGTATAATTTCAGCCTTGCGTGCATTGAGTGCAGCGACTCGTTTGTCCCGAGGCAAGCTGAAGATAGTCTTATCCATCTCATGCCACAACCGAACTCCACGAGTTGCCAGCTTGTGGATCGGCTGACCCATCTCCGACTGAACGGTCAACACTCCACCGGTAGGCTTCTTGAAGCTCTGTTCCCATTCCGAGTCGGCCACTCCGGCAGCTGCCAAGATCAATTCCTTTGCTTGCGGAGATGTGTGCGCCTCCCGGGCGACCATCATCCGACTGCCAATGAGGATACCATCACAGGGCATTACGGGACGACCGAATGACAGCGACCATTCACCCGTGATATAGGGGTGCATCTGGTCCGCCTGGCCAAACCCACTGCCCACAACCAGATACAAATTGGAACAGCGGCGGATATCCCGATAGGTCTGCAGTAGTGGTTCGTGGAAGTCCTCACAGGAGTGATGGCCACCACCGCGGCCTCCGGTCCACTGTAAAATAATGGGGAAGGTCGGGTGCTTTTTAGCGATTTCAATCACCTCATATATAGCAGCGATGGACCCTGGTTTGAGGGAAAGGTGTTTGATCCCCAGTGTTTGGATCCATTCGTTGACCACATCTTGCGAGGGAACTCCCGCTCCAATTGTCAAGCCATCTATGGGGATTCCGCGTTGGATCATGCTGCGAATTAGGGGGATCTGAAACGCAATCGAATGAGGGCTGGCATAGATGAGATTGCAGGTGATGCCGCGGCCGGGGGGAACGTGGGCCGCTAGTTTCTCAATAGCTGTTGTCATGCCAGCCGCGTCAAAGTAACCACCGCCGGCAAGCTCAACGTGATAGCCAGCCTGCATCACCGCGGCCACGAAGTCCCAGTGTACGGTGGTGGGTGTCATACCAGCTGTGATGATAGGGGGCGCTTGCAGCAACTGACTGAGTCGCGTCTCAAGTATGGGCCTGCCGTCTGGGCCGGCCACGAGTCGAGCTTTAAAGAGCTCCGCCCAAGGGGTTGGCGCCTGTGAGGGCTTCGTGGTTAGTAACTCCGCTTTCCCACCGAGAACGGCGGGGTCCGTTGGGGCTAGCACTGTTCCTGCGATGATACGAACTCCACGGCCATCGACAATTTCGGATACGAGATCACTGAGACGGCTGCTGCTGAGAAGCACAATGTGGGAAGGCGGCTTGGAACGTGATACTTGCAAGGTTGCTGGCCAATCGACGGTCTCACAGGCTACTGCCTCGACCAGGCTATGGATCAGGTTATTCGATGGGCTGAACATCTCGCGCATGTCCTGGCCGGTCCGTGTATGATAAACAGCAGTGAGGAGATCCCCCACTTGGGGGGATGAGGCATCCGGAAACCGTTCCTTGACGCGGTCTGCAGCGGCACGGAGGTGGCTGGAATGGAAAGGAGCGCTAACAGGAAGGAAGGTATGATGGACAACAGGCTTGCGCTGACGGAAAGGAACCCGACTTTGGTCTTGACCATCATCGGCTTCAATTTCTCGCAACCGCAAACATAAGCCGCGGAGGGAACGTGGAGAACCGGCTACCACAATGTTCCGCTCAGTGTTGATCAATCCGATGGACAGGTGTTCGGATTCTGGTAAACGGCGATTGCAGTCCGTGATTAACGCATCAAGAGCGGGCGACCGCAGGCCTCGGACACTAAGGAGCCATGAGGGGGATCCCTCGCCGTGCTCAATACTATCCCTGATGGCGGCGGATGAGAGGGGAGAAGCAGGAGCGGCTGTGTGGCATTCATAACCCATCCAAAACAATAGGCGGATGGCCCATTGTGCCTGCGCCAAAAAGGACGCCCACGTGTCGGCTTGAGCGACGGCTGCAGCCACGATAATTCCTTGCGAGTGGCCCGTGAGGCCTTGGAGCGCTGACCTTAGTCGCTTCGGGGAATCGGAGTCGAGTAATTTACCAAGCACATAGTAATGCGCCATATCCAGTAAGCCAATGATTGGGAAGCTGACTGCGGCGGTAGCTGTAAACGCCCGGTCCGGACGCGACTCGGGAATAGTCAACCAGGAGTAAAGATCAATCTCACGGCCCAAGTAGTGCTGCAACGTGGACGGTTCTCGAGAAAGGCTTGCCAGGGCTGGCGCTACTGACGCGATCAGCGGCTCCAGCAAGGGTTGGTACAGTGAGTATAGATCAGCCAGTTCGTCGACACAGACAAGATTCGTAGACCCTTGGCCCCCGAAGGCCATCAAAATGCGGTGTGCTTCAATATTAACGGTGCTGAAGAGTCCACTGGGGGCTGGACGGGGGTTAAGACCGGCAACCGCATGTGCGCGGTAGTAGGTGCGTATGATATTCTTGGCCTCTGGCTCGGACACAATCAGGTCGTGGATATTCGCGTCTCTCACGCACTGTGACTCGATGGCGCCGAGGAACGCTCCTAGGGGAGCTGGCGGGCAAGCTTCATCCAGCAGGAATTGCAAAAATTCAAagaccaagccaagaatTGACTGGTCTTTCGAATAGCTCTGAAGGAAGGAGGCCTTTTGCTGGTCCAGGAAAGCACCGTCCTGTGTCGATACAAGGAATGTTTGCTGGACGTTCCcctgggaaagagaaaaagacctCAACGAATGGTCTTCCGTGGGTGTCACGATCGCAAGATCATAGGAACCAGAGCTGGGGGTGGAGGCCATGGTAAGGATGGAAGTGACAGTGCTGACGGGCAATAGGATCTAGTATATTATTCTTCAGTAAAAAGTTGTGTTACTGGTGTTTCACGCTGGGAGTCATTAGATTTCTAGCACAGCGCGACAGCAATTGTCTTGTCCAACTACCTCTAGATATGTTGGCATACGGTCTACTATTTACCCTACAGTCGGGAACCAGTCTTACGCTGGGTTCTTACGCTGGGTCAGTCCGgccttcaatatcaccatACATGAGTGAAATGTGTGGAATCGGAAATCACATAAAATCTTACGCTGGGTTCTTACGCTGGGCCGCTCGGAGAGATGTGGTTGCCGGAGTTCGAGAGCCGAGTCGCGGCCCATGAGCGCCGAGCGGGCGGAAAAAGGTGGCTTCTATACTCCGGCTTACCAATTGCTTGCTTATAAGATAAGGCTAACTTGCAGGATGAGAAACTACACAA
This window of the Aspergillus oryzae RIB40 DNA, chromosome 8 genome carries:
- a CDS encoding uncharacterized protein (enoyl reductase domain of yeast-type FAS1); the encoded protein is MASTPSSGSYDLAIVTPTEDHSLRSFSLSQGNVQQTFLVSTQDGAFLDQQKASFLQSYSKDQSILGLVFEFLQFLLDEACPPAPLGAFLGAIESQCVRDANIHDLIVSEPEAKNIIRTYYRAHAVAGLNPRPAPSGLFSTVNIEAHRILMAFGGQGSTNLVCVDELADLYSLYQPLLEPLIASVAPALASLSREPSTLQHYLGREIDLYSWLTIPESRPDRAFTATAAVSFPIIGLLDMAHYYVLGKLLDSDSPKRLRSALQGLTGHSQGIIVAAAVAQADTWASFLAQAQWAIRLLFWMGYECHTAAPASPLSSAAIRDSIEHGEGSPSWLLSVRGLRSPALDALITDCNRRLPESEHLSIGLINTERNIVVAGSPRSLRGLCLRLREIEADDGQDQSRVPFRQRKPVVHHTFLPVSAPFHSSHLRAAADRVKERFPDASSPQVGDLLTAVYHTRTGQDMREMFSPSNNLIHSLVEAVACETVDWPATLQVSRSKPPSHIVLLSSSRLSDLVSEIVDGRGVRIIAGTVLAPTDPAVLGGKAELLTTKPSQAPTPWAELFKARLVAGPDGRPILETRLSQLLQAPPIITAGMTPTTVHWDFVAAVMQAGYHVELAGGGYFDAAGMTTAIEKLAAHVPPGRGITCNLIYASPHSIAFQIPLIRSMIQRGIPIDGLTIGAGVPSQDVVNEWIQTLGIKHLSLKPGSIAAIYEVIEIAKKHPTFPIILQWTGGRGGGHHSCEDFHEPLLQTYRDIRRCSNLYLVVGSGFGQADQMHPYITGEWSLSFGRPVMPCDGILIGSRMMVAREAHTSPQAKELILAAAGVADSEWEQSFKKPTGGVLTVQSEMGQPIHKLATRGVRLWHEMDKTIFSLPRDKRVAALNARKAEIIRRLSADFAKPWFGYNAAGDAVDLEDMTYTEVIARLIRLVYVSHQHRWIDPSYRQLVLDFTYRTLERVSNADYATDKLDLSQPEQFVEQVQQLCPAATTRRLHPDDVRFFLTICKQRGRKPVNFIPALDEDFEYWFKKDSLWQSEDVDSIIDQDADRVCILQGPVAVQYSRRADQSAREILDEIHHGLANHFEEGPSQSDRPSLAISEMVSARVTVTESNTHRIIRPTSESLPSVEDWQAFLASQVTGSVRSAIMAEEVLRGSQRQANPLRRVLEPRTGQSIQIPLDGRDLRLVEDAKNRPLVHIKPSGDQEVAVDFYYYDFVETPGNLRFTYKFDSKSLSLVENLDGRDDRVKLFYAHLWLGRADLSYHRLSEVFEGEEITLSSDLHRHLHNALRHTVPDATASATTNTLPLEAAIIAAWKPLMEPLFVAELQGDLLRLVHLSNSIRYTPGAAPLEVNDVVATKSQVRAVTIKETGKTISVEAQIFRSKTLVATVTSEFFIKGSFSDYETTFSHQDEAAIELKVQSAIDEALLRDREWFLLDDPTQSLIDKTLVFRLHTVTRWKDQSTFTSLKTTGSIYTKHWNGTEQKVGTVASEVVECHGNPVIDFLQRKGTVVQEKVPLKHPGLIDNGSRTIRLPLDNALYSSVSKDYNPIHTSSVFARFADLPGTITHGMYTAAVSRAVTECLAADGETGRLRSFSASFVGMVLPGDQLTVRIRHEAMCHGRMVLSVAAYREGTDEKVLQGEAEVEQRTSAYLFTGQGSQAQNMGMQLYDSSAVARSVWDEVDRRLLDQYGWSILNVVRANPKQITIHFRGARGRRIRDNYLAMRTETRMPDGSTRLEPILRDLTAKSESYTFFDSRGLLYATQFAQPAILLMEKAAFEDMKANGLIQEGAAFAGHSLGEYGVLASLVDFLPFEMMMSVVFYRGLVMQFTMERDSNGHTGFSMVAVSPKRVGKYFDEAMLRIVVDLIHRQSGKLLEIVNFNVEAEQYVCAGHVRNIYILSGILDLLSRSATGPQLVASLRSASDPAITDVAKEIAVYLEKAPQLNNPTELKRGRATIPLQGIDVPFHSSHLRSGVSVYRRFLEERIQAENVQVDRLVGKFIPNVMGKPFAIDRSYLEEAAAVTGSSVLRELALAA